The DNA segment AAAAAGCAATGAATATCAGACCTTTGCAGGACAGACTGATTGTCAAGAGGCTTGAGGAAGAAGAAAAAACCAAGGGTGGGATTATTATTCCCGATGCGGCGAAAGAAAAACCCATGGAGGGTGAAGTTATCGCGGTGGGTAAGGGAAAAGTCTTAGAAGATGGTAAGGTGAGGCCTCTGGATGTTAAAGCTGGAGACCGGATTTTGTTTGGCAAGTATGCCGGGACTGAAATTAAGATCGACGGAGTGGAACACCTTATTATGCGTGAAGACGATGTGTTGGGCGTTTTGGA comes from the Pseudomonadota bacterium genome and includes:
- the groES gene encoding co-chaperone GroES, with the protein product MNIRPLQDRLIVKRLEEEEKTKGGIIIPDAAKEKPMEGEVIAVGKGKVLEDGKVRPLDVKAGDRILFGKYAGTEIKIDGVEHLIMREDDVLGVLE